CCAGAGTCAAATGGGCAGTTAAGCATTAACCCAAAGAACACTCTCCTTTCAGTAATCAAGTTAACGAAAGGTTAACTGTCCTTAAAAAGAATGTGACGTGTTGGAGTCATAACTTACCTTATTTTTGTATCGGCGAGTATAGTATAACATTAGATAAAACATGAGGATACCAACAAAGATTCCTTGCAAGAATCGGGGTtccatgaaaaaaaaagtttcccTGTTGTGCTGACATGCTCCAAGAGCAGACTTGATCACATTGACATCACCTTGAGCTACGGAATAGGGAGTTGTAACACCCGTTAATTTGAACATGTTCTCAAACATTCTTATTTTTGaaggttattttttctggtaATTTGTAACAACTtggaaataagaaaaatattcctaaACTGGAAAAGTCACAAAATGAGAAGTTATGTGGTGAAGCCATAAAAACGTAATTGTACAGATGAAGGGATAAAACTGTGCATCAAAATGGGTAAATATCAAAGGTGGACAGCAAAGGATGAGCAGTAAAAAGGTGGGCagcaaaaagtgaaaaagcaaaaggtgaaaaagcaaaaggtgaaagcacaaaaggggaaaacgtcttctttgctttttaaCTTCTCACTCTTTTGattctcacttttttttcttattttttcttttcaatcACTGCAACAAGGTAACGCACGCAA
The sequence above is a segment of the Plasmodium cynomolgi strain B DNA, scaffold: 0012, whole genome shotgun sequence genome. Coding sequences within it:
- a CDS encoding hypothetical protein (putative) produces the protein MFENMFKLTGVTTPYSVAQGDVNVIKSALGACQHNRETFFFMEPRFLQGIFVGILMFYLMLYYTRRYKNKVNNLQRRDSFTYVTLPTQGPYREFREEEMHQQH